One part of the Candidatus Nealsonbacteria bacterium genome encodes these proteins:
- a CDS encoding ferritin-like domain-containing protein → MKIMKKTIENLAKAFVGESQARNRYTFYSKVARSEGFEQIAEIFLLTAENEKEHAKRLFEHINELKNKIGEKIEEIEVQASVPMIYSDTKKNLKSAISGENHEYTKMYPEFASIAEKEGLREIALRLRAIAIAEKHHEERFKKILAELEKGAIFKKDKEVWWVCRECGYVHFGKQPPDKCPSCDHEENFYQIKCEEY, encoded by the coding sequence ATAAAAATCATGAAAAAAACAATTGAAAATTTAGCCAAGGCCTTTGTCGGTGAAAGCCAAGCCAGGAACAGATATACTTTTTATTCTAAGGTTGCGAGAAGCGAGGGTTTTGAGCAGATTGCCGAGATTTTCTTACTTACCGCTGAAAACGAAAAAGAGCACGCTAAAAGATTATTTGAGCATATCAATGAATTGAAAAATAAAATAGGAGAAAAAATAGAAGAAATTGAGGTTCAGGCTTCAGTCCCCATGATTTACAGTGACACCAAAAAAAACTTAAAATCAGCAATTTCAGGGGAAAATCATGAATATACTAAAATGTATCCGGAATTCGCCAGCATCGCTGAAAAAGAGGGATTAAGAGAAATAGCCTTAAGGCTAAGGGCAATTGCCATAGCCGAGAAGCACCACGAAGAGAGATTCAAAAAAATTCTTGCTGAGCTGGAAAAAGGAGCAATTTTCAAAAAGGATAAGGAGGTTTGGTGGGTTTGCCGTGAATGCGGTTATGTCCATTTTGGAAAGCAGCCGCCCGACAAATGTCCTTCCTGCGACCACGAGGAAAATTTTTACCAGATCAAGTGCGAAGAATATTAA
- a CDS encoding desulfoferrodoxin, translating to MIAKNQIYKCLICGNVVEVLTVGGGELVCCGQPMNLLEEKTKDQGQEKHLPVTERLPANDCKGSDGFKIKVGQIPHPMEEKHFIEWIEIKTKDGKIGKKFLKLGESPEADFYTRMEIIEIRAYCNVHGLWKK from the coding sequence ATGATAGCCAAAAATCAAATTTACAAATGTTTAATTTGCGGAAATGTGGTGGAAGTTTTGACAGTCGGCGGCGGGGAATTGGTTTGTTGCGGTCAACCCATGAACTTACTTGAAGAAAAAACAAAAGACCAGGGTCAGGAAAAACATTTACCGGTCACAGAGAGATTGCCGGCAAATGATTGCAAGGGGAGCGACGGCTTTAAAATAAAAGTCGGTCAAATTCCCCATCCCATGGAAGAAAAGCATTTCATAGAATGGATAGAAATAAAAACTAAAGACGGAAAAATAGGCAAAAAATTCTTAAAACTCGGTGAAAGCCCTGAAGCTGATTTTTACACAAGAATGGAAATAATAGAGATTAGGGCTTATTGCAATGTTCATGGACTCTGGAAAAAATAA